Part of the Apilactobacillus apisilvae genome is shown below.
ATACATTTTATGCAAAAACATTTTGATGAAATTAAAATAAATCATGATTTAAATAAAACGACTAACCAAATTCAACGTGTAATTGAAAAAAGAATTGCTAAAGAACATTCTACTGATTGGTTAAAGACTTTGATGCATAAATTTATCAAATCACAACGCCAATTTAATATTAAAAGTGAACAACCAGCTGTTTCTAGTTATAGTAATGCTGATGGTTTTCAAGGTGGATTTTTCTTATATGGAAACAATAAGCATTTGAAAAATAACACTAATTCTAAATATCGTTTAATTAATCGTAATGGTAGTAATGTTGATGGAAGTAATAAGGATACCAACTTACAAGAATTTTTATTAGCTAATGATGTTGATAATTCCAACCCAATTGTGCAATCGGAACAACTTAACTGGATGTATTATTTAACCCATTTTGGCCAAATTACTAAACATGGCAGTGATGCTAATTTCGATAGTATCAGAATTGATGCTTTAGATAATATTGATGCTGATTTAACTGATATTTACGCTAAATATGCTCGCGATATATATCACACCAATAAAAATGACGCGAAAGCTAATCAACATTTGTCAATTGTTGAAGGCTGGGATGACAATGATGCACGCTATTTAAAAGGTCGTGGAACTAATTATCTAAGCTTAGATATTCGTTATGCAATGTACTCTAGTCCATTAACTGCCAAAAATCATAATGGTTCTGATTTAAGTTCATTAATTCGTGATCATTATGTTGATCGTTCGCGTAATTATGGCAATCAATCAGTTGCGCCGAACTACACCTTCTCACGTTCACATGATAATGGACCCCAGGATGCATTAACGCAAATTGCTTTAAAGGATACCAAAGGTAAAGTTAATTTAATGCGTAATCCTAATTTATCAGTTGTTAAAAAGGCACTTAGCATCTATAAAAAAGACATGTGGAGTACTAATAAAGAATATACTCCATATAATTTGGCTAGTAATTATGCTTTAATGCTAACTAACAAGGACACGGTCCCAAGGATTTATTATGGTGATTTGTATTTTGATGGTGACAATTACATGCAAACTAAGACGCCATTTTATGATTCAATTAGTCAACTTTTAACCAATCGAGTTAAATATGTTGCTGGTGGACAAAAAATGGATTTACAAAAGGTTCATGTAAAAACTGGTGAGGATAAGGTATTAACTTCAGTTCGTTTTGGTAAAGGCGCTAATAATCCTAAACAAAAAGGCAATTCCCTAACACGTAGTTCTGGCATTGGGGTAGTCGTTTCAAATAATCCTAATTTAGCATTGAAGAATGATGACAAAGTTATTTTAGATATGGGGAAAGCACATTCCAACCAAACTTATCGTCCATTAATGCAATCAACTCAAAATGGTATTAGTACTTACGATGATTCATCAGCTACTCAATTTACTAAGCAAACTAACGATGCGGGGCAATTAATTTTAAATGCTAATGATATTAAAGGTTATCGTAATCCAGAAGTCTATGGTTATATGTCAGTTTGGGTACCTAAAGGCACTTTTAGTAACCAAGATGTCCGAACTAAACCTAGCCAAAAACATAACGCTAACGGTAAAACACTCCATAGTAATCCAGCGTTAGATTCTAATGTTATCTATGAAGGCTTTTCTAATTTCCAGACCAACCCTAATTCAACTACCCCTAAAGATCAATATACTAATGCAATTATTGCAAAGAACGCAGATTTATTTAATAGGTGGGGAATTACCTCTTTTGAATTGGCACCACAATATCGCTCAACTAATGATGATAGTTTTATTGATGCAGTTATTAAAAATGGCTATGCTTTTAATGATAAGTATGATTTAGGGTTCAATAAACCAACTAAATATGGAACCGCTGACCAGTTAGCAACTACCATTAAAGCTTTGCATCGTAATAATATTCAAGTGATGGCTGATTTTGTTCCTAATCAAATTTATTCGTTACCATGGAAACAAGTTGTTGATGTTACAAGGACAAATGGATTTGGAGTTCCATTGCCTAACACTAAAATCAAAAATATTTTATACGCGGCCAATAGTTTAGGTAGTGGAAAAGATTATCAGCATAAGTATGGTGGCCGTTATCTTAAAATGTTGAAACACCGTTTTCCTAATTTGTTTAAGTACCGCCAAGTTTCTAATCATGCTAAATTAACTGATCAATATCGCTTAAGAACTTGGTCAGCTAAATATTTCAACGGAACCAATCTTCAAGGAAATGGGATTGGTTAT
Proteins encoded:
- a CDS encoding glycoside hydrolase family 70 protein, whose amino-acid sequence is MNKNIKTAFMLLLTVLGLAAINWNTPTSAKTIDNQYAKHNEFYKVDHKNISNIDGYLTAETWFRPKYILNNGKHWTNSKKNDRRPLLMFWWPNKSTKRQYIHFMQKHFDEIKINHDLNKTTNQIQRVIEKRIAKEHSTDWLKTLMHKFIKSQRQFNIKSEQPAVSSYSNADGFQGGFFLYGNNKHLKNNTNSKYRLINRNGSNVDGSNKDTNLQEFLLANDVDNSNPIVQSEQLNWMYYLTHFGQITKHGSDANFDSIRIDALDNIDADLTDIYAKYARDIYHTNKNDAKANQHLSIVEGWDDNDARYLKGRGTNYLSLDIRYAMYSSPLTAKNHNGSDLSSLIRDHYVDRSRNYGNQSVAPNYTFSRSHDNGPQDALTQIALKDTKGKVNLMRNPNLSVVKKALSIYKKDMWSTNKEYTPYNLASNYALMLTNKDTVPRIYYGDLYFDGDNYMQTKTPFYDSISQLLTNRVKYVAGGQKMDLQKVHVKTGEDKVLTSVRFGKGANNPKQKGNSLTRSSGIGVVVSNNPNLALKNDDKVILDMGKAHSNQTYRPLMQSTQNGISTYDDSSATQFTKQTNDAGQLILNANDIKGYRNPEVYGYMSVWVPKGTFSNQDVRTKPSQKHNANGKTLHSNPALDSNVIYEGFSNFQTNPNSTTPKDQYTNAIIAKNADLFNRWGITSFELAPQYRSTNDDSFIDAVIKNGYAFNDKYDLGFNKPTKYGTADQLATTIKALHRNNIQVMADFVPNQIYSLPWKQVVDVTRTNGFGVPLPNTKIKNILYAANSLGSGKDYQHKYGGRYLKMLKHRFPNLFKYRQVSNHAKLTDQYRLRTWSAKYFNGTNLQGNGIGYVLKDNQSKKYLNLHNKKQLNQMFK